A region of Necator americanus strain Aroian chromosome I, whole genome shotgun sequence DNA encodes the following proteins:
- a CDS encoding hypothetical protein (NECATOR_CHRI.G4137.T1) yields the protein MTLLFLRQLNLRKNKYDHGGDRWREKDPVIRRIRTCALRRGLRPERSALDHSARMTTLFWECLNLRRIKYDHGGDRWREKDPVIRRIRTCALRRGLRPERSALDHSARMTTLFWECLNLRRIKYDHGGDRWREKDPVIRRIRTCALRRGLRPERSALDHSARMTLLSLRQLNLRRIKYDHGGDRWREKDPVIRRIRTCALRRGLRPERSALDHSARMTLLFLRQLNLRWNKYDHGGDRWREKDPVIRRIRTCALRRGLRPERSALDHSARMTTLFCECLNLRRIKYDHGGDRWREKDPVIRRIRTCALRRGLRPERSALDHSARMTLLVLKAIEPQKD from the coding sequence atgacgttgttatttttgaggcaattgaacctcagaaagaataaatatgatcatggaggcgatcggtggcgtgaaaaagatcctgtcatccgcaggattcgaacctgcgccctccgaagaggactgcgacctgaacgcagcgccttagaccactcggccagaatgacgacgttgtTTTGGGAgtgcttgaacctcagaaggattaaatatgatcacggaggcgatcggtggcgtgaaaaagatcctgtcatccgcaggattcgaacctgcgccctccgaagaggactgcgacctgaacgcagcgccttagaccactcggccagaatgacgacgttatTTTGGGAGTgtttgaacctcagaaggattaaatatgaccatggaggcgatcggtggcgtgaaaaagatcctgtcatccgcaggattcgaacctgcgccctccgaagaggactgcgacctgaacgcagcgccttagaccactcggccagaatgacgttgttatctttgaggcaattgaacctcagaaggattaaatatgatcatggaggcgatcggtggcgtgaaaaagatcctgtcatccgcaggattcgaacctgcgccctccgaagaggactgcgacctgaacgcagcgccttagaccactcggccagaatgacgttgttatttttgaggcaattgaacctcagatggaataaatatgatcatggaggcgatcggtggcgtgaaaaagatcctgtcatccgcaggattcgaacctgcgccctccgaagaggactgcgacctgaacgcagcgccttagaccactcggccagaatgacgacgttgtTTTGCGAgtgcttgaacctcagaaggattaaatatgatcatggaggcgatcggtggcgtgaaaaagatcctgtcatccgcaggattcgaacctgcgccctccgaagaggactgcgacctgaacgcagcgccttagaccactcggccagaatgacgttgttagtTTTGaaggcaattgaacctcagaaggattaa
- a CDS encoding hypothetical protein (NECATOR_CHRI.G4136.T1), producing the protein MTTLFWECLNLRRIKYDHGGDRWREKDPVIRRIRTCALRRGLRPERSALDHSARMTTLFWECLNLRRIKYDHGGDRWREKDPVIRRIRTCALRRGLRPERSALDHSARMTTLFCECLNLRRIKYDHGGDRWREKDPVIRRIRTCALRRGLRPERSALDHSARMTTLF; encoded by the coding sequence atgacgacgttgtTTTGGGAgtgcttgaacctcagaaggattaaatatgatcacggaggcgatcggtggcgtgaaaaagatcctgtcatccgcaggattcgaacctgcgccctccgaagaggactgcgacctgaacgcagcgccttagaccactcggccagaatgacgacgttgtTTTGGGAgtgcttgaacctcagaaggattaaatatgatcacggaggcgatcggtggcgtgaaaaagatcctgtcatccgcaggattcgaacctgcgccctccgaagaggactgcgacctgaacgcagcgccttagaccactcggccagaatgacgacgttgtTTTGCGAgtgcttgaacctcagaaggattaaatatgatcatggaggcgatcggtggcgtgaaaaagatcctgtcatccgcaggattcgaacctgcgccctccgaagaggactgcgacctgaacgcagcgccttagaccactcggccagaatgacgacgttgttttga
- a CDS encoding hypothetical protein (NECATOR_CHRI.G4135.T1), with protein sequence MTTLFWECLNLRRIKYDHGGDRWREKDPVIRRIRTCALRRGLRPERSALDHSARMTTLFWECLNLRRIKYDHGGDRWREKDPVIRRIRTCALRRGLRPERSALDHSARMTLLVLRQLNLRRIKYDHGGDRWREKDPVIRRIRTCALRRGLRPERSALDHSARMTTLFWVVLEPQKD encoded by the coding sequence atgacgacgttgtTTTGGGAgtgcttgaacctcagaaggattaaatatgatcacggaggcgatcggtggcgtgaaaaagatcctgtcatccgcaggattcgaacctgcgccctccgaagaggactgcgacctgaacgcagcgccttagaccactcggccagaatgacgacgttgtTTTGGGAgtgcttgaacctcagaaggattaaatatgatcacggaggcgatcggtggcgtgaaaaagatcctgtcatccgcaggattcgaacctgcgccctccgaagaggactgcgacctgaacgcagcgccttagaccactcggccagaatgacgttgttagttttgaggcaattgaacctcagaaggattaaatatgatcatggaggcgatcggtggcgtgaaaaagatcctgtcatccgcaggattcgaacctgcgccctccgaagaggactgcgacctgaacgcagcgccttagaccactcggccagaatgacgacgttgtTTTGGGTAgtgcttgaacctcagaaggattaa